TGATGCGGACGGCCGGGGCCAGTGCCGGCGTCGGCGTTTGCCCTTCGGCCGCGCGTCCGACCAGCGAGGTGCTGAAGAGCCACGCCAGCGAACCCAGCAGCACGGGGAGGCGCTGGGACGAACGACGGAGACGACGCGGAGAATGTACCATAGGAGTGAAGCTACTTACGCAATCGCGTGACGAAATCCCTAGCGAAATCAGGGGATCGCTGATTCTCTTAGAGGGTGTTCGAGATCACCGGGATCGTGTCGATCCCGCGCTGTGCCCCTCCAGCCTTCTGACGATGCTTCAGCTTCGCTCTCTTCGTCGCGGGATTGTCGCGACCCGCCTGCTTCTCGGTGCCACGCTCCTCGTGGGCGGCATGGCCGCGTGTAACGACGATGACGATGCCGTCACCGCGCCGGTCATCAACACCAACACCGTCGCCGTCACGCCGCGTGTCTCGAGTCTCCGCGTCGGCCAGACGCAGCAGCTTGCGGCCACGTTGCTCGACAAGGCTGGCGCCACGATCTCCGGGGGCACGGTCACGTGGACCTCGGCTGAGCCGACGATCGCCACCGTGTCGTCGGCCGGTCTCGTCACCATGCTGACGACGGGCAGCACGGCCATTCGGGCCACGATCGACGGCGTGACGGGCATTGCCTCGCTGCAGGGCGTGGCGTCGGTGGCGACGGTGTCCATCGTGAGTCTGGCCCGTCCGGTGGCCGTCGGTGAGGCATTCCCGCTGTCATTCCGAACGCTTGATGGATCGGGCAACGTCTTGGTCGCGCGCTCCGTCACGTGGTCGTCGTCGGCGGCTTCCGTCGCCACCATCAACACTGACGGCGTGGTTATCGGTATTGCGCCTGGTACTTCGGTCATCACCGCAACAAGCGAGGGCCGGACGGCCACTGTGAACGTGATCGTTGAAGCGTTGGCTCCGGTGAACACCGTCGCGCTCTCGCCGACGACGCAGGTCCTTGCGACCGGCGGCACGCAGCAGCTGACCGCAACACTGCGCGATGCGAACAACAACGTTTTGTCGAATCGTCCGATTGTTTGGGCCTCGACCGCGGTCGCCACCGGATCCGTGTCCGCGACCGGTCTGGTGACCGCGCTGACGCCCGGTACCTTCACGGTGTCCGCGACGAGCGAAGGGAAGACGGGCAGTCTGACATTCAATCCGCTGCTGAACAACGTCGCGCAGGTGATCGCCGGCCCGCTCAACTCGGCCTACGTGTTCCTCATCGATGTTCCGGCTGGTGCGACGGGCATCACGGTCACGACGACGGGCGCCGGCAGCCAGGACCCGGACATTGAAGTGTATCGTCCTGGCGCGACGACGGCCGCCTGCATCGCCGAAACGGCAGGTCCCAACGAGACCTGTACGATCACGACGAATGTCGTCGCCGGTACCTGGCGCGTGCGTGTGGTCGGCTACACGGCGTATTCGGCGGTCACGTTGCGCGCGGTCGTGACGCCGTAAGCGTTGCTCGAAACAGAAGACGCCCGCGATCGGCATGCCGATCGCGGGCGTCTTTCTTTGTATATACGGCGTAGGTGAGATTCGAACTCACGGAACCCTTTCAGGTTCGGCGGTTTTCAAGACCGCTGCCTTAAACCACTCGGCCACCACGCCTTCTCGTGCGCGACATCGCTGCCGCTGCCCTCAGTGAAGAAAATGGCGAGGGCCCCGCGCGGGCAACCCCCAACGGGTCCTCGATGTCTTCGCCGCGCCGCTTGCCCCCGGGCGCCGTTCTGAGCCACGCAGGCCGCCCGTGAGCCTCCGCGCCGTCCAGCGGGAGTATGGCGCGCTGGCAGGGCACTACGACCAGCGGTGGAAGGGGTACGTGGCCGCCTCCACGGCGCTGGCGGCGTCCCGGCTCGAACTCACGCCGAACGAGTGGCTGCTCGACGTGGGTTGCGGCACCGGCGCGCTGCTGGCGCAGCTCCACCACCGCGAGCCGTCAGCCCGGCTGATCGGGGTGGACGCCACGGTCGGCATGCTGCTCCGCGCCCGCGCCCGACTCGCTCCGGCGGTGCTGCTGGCTGAGAGCAGTGGCGAGGCGCTGCCGTTGGCCGATGCGAGCGTGCACGCGGTTGTGAGCACCAGCGCCTTGCACTATGTGGACGATGCTCCACGCGCCCTGCGCGAAATGCGTCGCGTGCTCGCCCCCGGCGGCCGCCTGGTCCTCGTCGATTGGTGCGCGGACTTTCTGACGATGCGCGCGCTCGACGTGGTCCTGCGAGTCGTCGACCGCGCCCATGCGCACACATTCTCCTCGGTCGACGTGCAACGCCTCGTGACCGGTGCCAACTTTGAGCGCATCGACATCGCGCGCGAAAAGATCGACCGCTTCTGGGGACTCTTCGTGCTGACCGCGCGTGTTCCCTCGTAGCGTCGATCATGCGCACGCGACATAGGATTTCACGCCACCGCCTCGTGAGTGCACGCCATGCCTGAACTCCGCAAACCGTACCTCCTGTACCTGGGCGACTCCACCCACCCCACCGATGCCAAGACCGCCTGCGGCCTGCGCGATTGGTGCCCGGATGACGTGATCGGCGAGTGGAGTTTGCCGCAGGCTACCGTCAGCGTTGGGCTGCCTCGCCTGTCGCCCGCCGATGCCGCCGCGCGGGGGGCCGGCAGCCTCGTGATCGGCATCGCCTCGGTGGGCGGACGCGTGCCCGATAGTTGGCTCCCCGATCTCGAAGCGGCCATCGCCAATGGGCTCGACATCGTGAGCGGGATGCACACGAGGCTCACATCGTTTCCGAGTCTCGTGGCCGCCGCTCAGCAGCACGGCGTGCGCCTCATGGACGTGCGGCACAGCGATGCCACGTTCCCCGCCGGCACGGGGAACAAGCGCACCGGCATGCGCGTGGCCACGGTGGGCACCGACTGCGCGCTGGGCAAGAAGTACACGGCGCTGTCGCTCACCAACGCGCTGCGCGCGCGGGGCGCCAAGGCCACGTTCCGCGCCACCGGACAAACGGGCATCATGATCGCCGGCCAAGGCATCGCCATTGACGCGGTGGTGGCCGACTTCATTGCCGGTGCGGCCGAGGTGTTGTCGCCCGACAACGCGCCCGATCACTGGGATGTGATCGAAGGGCAGGGCTCGTTGTTTCATCCGGCGTACGCCGGTGTCACGCTGGGCTTGCTGCACGGCTCCCAGCCCGACTGCATCGTACTCTGTCACGACCCCGCGCGGCTCACGATCGAGTACCGCCCGAATCATCCCATTCCGCCGCTCGCCGCTGCGGTGGCGCAGTATCTCACCGCCGCACGCGTTACCAACCGCAACGTGCGCCTGGCGGGCGTGAGCATCAATTCCTCCACGCTGTCCGACGACGCGTGGCGTAAGTACGCGGCGCGAGTTGGTGCAGAACTCGGTGTGCCGGTGTGCGATCCGATGCGCGGCGGGCTCGACGCGATTGCGGCGTCAGTGTTGGGGCGAGATCGCTGAACTGATCACACAGAGTCAAAGAGGTAAAGAGAAAAGGAGACAAAACGAATGTTCTCTTTGTCTCCTTTTCTCCTCACCTCTGTGTGATCAGTTCAACGATCGTTCAGCAGCACCGAAATCACTTCGGCCAGCCCGCAATTTGAATCGCCGGCATGATGCGCAGGGCGTTCTGGTAATACACCTTCTTCAGCACGACGTCCGGCAGGTCGATGCCGTACAGCTTCCAAAAGGCGTGATAGTCGCGGTAGTAGTCAAAGTAGTCGTCACGCGTTTCGAACACGCGCCAGTAGTACGGATACTCTTCGGGCTGAAACGAGTCTTTGCCGAAGAGCAGGCGATCCTGATACTTGATGAAGAAGTCGTGCGCGCTGCGCGGCTGACGACCGATGTCGTACAGCACCGCGCCCACTTCAGCGAGCACGTTCGGCATCTTGTCGAACATGCGACCCAGTCGTCCGAGATCGTTGGCGTGCCAGCCCAGGTGCGCGGCCACGAACGTCGTCTTCGGATGGCGCAGGAACAGGCTGTCGCGCTCGGCCATGAGCTGATTGAAGCTCGGATACTTGTCCTGCGGATACAGCCGCTCGGGAAAGAGCGTGAGCTCGAGCCACCGTTCGTTGGTGTTGTCGACTTCGCGGAAAAACTCCTGCGGGTCGGCGGTGTGAATGAACACGGGCAGCTTGAGACGCGCCGCCGCTTCCCAGATGGGATCGAGATCGGGGTCGTTGAGCCGCAAGCGCGTGCCGTCGGCCTTCTTCGTGCTCAAGCCGAAGCCCTTGCCGATTTCGCCGATACCGACCGCGCCGCCTTTCACGTCGGCTTCGAGCTGCGCCACGGCCTTTGCCGCCCAGCCAGGGCCCACGCCATTCAGGTTCACGCCGGTCAACAGCCGCACGCGATTCTTCATGGTGGGCGAGCCATTCACCAGCTCCATCGTGCGCGTGAGCCGATCACCGCTCACGTTGTCGGCGGCGATCATGAGCCGCACGTTCACCGAGTCCATCGAGGCGCCGAGCCGCGCGATGCCGTCGGCATTGCCGAGCAGTCCCGACGGATGGCCGTGGAAATCGACGACCGGATACTTCGCCTTCCACTTCATGCCGGCCGCGGGCACGATCAACGTCGACTTGGGGCGATAGTCCACAATGCTCGGCGGCGGTGACGCCGGCGCGAGGCAGTTGTTCGGACGGATCTCCGTCGTGCCGGCGGGGCATTCCTCGCCAGGCTTGATCGAGGTGCCACCGCGGAATCCGCGCGGAGGCTGCGGTTGAGTGGCGGGCGGCTGCTGGGCGACGAGTGCAGACGGCGAGAGAGACGCCGCGATCGAGAGGCCGAAAGACAGCCCAAACACAAAACGGGAGCGACGCACGGGGCAAACTCCTAAGGTGGGAAACGAGACGGGGATCAACATGTCGTTGATCCCCGGCCTTCGACAGAGTGGTCGTGCTTACTTGGAGTCGGGCTTGGTCTGCGGCACCAGCAACTGCTGCTGCGGACCGACGTCGGCGCCCGGCACCACCGGCATCGCCGGCTGACGGTCGAAGCCGAACACCTGCGCGCGGCGCATGGCCGTCGCGATGCCCTTCGACTGCTGATACACCGAGTCGGAGCGGGCGACCTGGCCCGTCTGCGCGAGCGCCTCGGCCAGGGTGACGCCACTGATCACGTACAGATCGGGAATGCCGACCGACGCGTCGTCTACCCAGCCCTTGCGGGCGGCCAGCGATTTCGTGGCCGTGAACACCTTCGTCCATAGGTCGTACGAGCGCTTCACATCGACCATGCCTTCACCCTGAATGAGCACGGTGTCGCGCCCCGGAATGATCTGCTGGCTCACGAGCTTTTTGGCCATGCCCTGCGTGAGGACATAGCGCTCGAGACCGAGTTCGTACGGGTATCCGCCGGCCGTGCGGCTGAAGTATATCGGCCGATCGGGGTACGTGTCGCGAATCATGAAGTATACCAGCTGATCGGCGCGCATAAGCTGCGGCGAGCGTGGTGCGGCGATGATATCGCCCTTCTGGAACGCGGCGTTCGGCGGCGTCTGAATGGCGAGTGGCAGCGCATCTGCCTCGTCGAACGTCATCTTCACCGGCGGACCGACCGGCTTCTTCCACTGCTGATTGCGGTAGATCTCCGGACCCTTGGCCGCATCGTACTCGAACACCGGGCGACGGATCATCTGTCGCGTGTACCAGTCGGTATTCATCAGCGACGTATTCGCTACGATGACGTCCTTCCGGATGCCTTCGACTTCCTGCGCGTACCAGAGCGGGAAGGTGTCGTTGTCGCCGACGGTGATCAGGATGCCGTACGGCTCGACCGAGTTGAGCAGGTCGCGCGCGAAATCGGTCGTGTCGGTCTGGTTATTCCGCGACGCCTGCTGCCAGTTACCGAACAGCGGGATGAACGCCACGGCCAGCAACGGCGAAGCCAACAGGAAGCTGCGTGTACGTGGCTCCACCACCGTATCGCGACCCAGCTTCACTTCATCGGCGCCGAAGAGGCTCGCCACCGTTTCCCAGAGATAGATCAGGCCAAGCGCGGCCCACACGCTCAGCGCCGAGAAACTCCAGAGGTAGAAGTAGTCTCGATCGCGCACTTCGCGCGGCACCGATTCGCCGAGTTCAAGCGCCTGACTGTGCCCGTACTTGAAATTCAAGTAGAAGATCAGCCCGAACGTCATCGTGCCGATGAGTGGGCCGAAGAACCAGAAGCTGCGTCGGTCCTTCTTGAAGTGCATCCAGCCACCGAGGATGCACAAAATGAAGTAGAACACGGCGAGCCCGTTCTGCAGCCCTGGGTTCTCCTGGTACGCGTCACGGAGCCACTGCCACTTGAAGTACAACCAGTACATACCGACCTGCGCGGTCAGCGGCGCCTGGCGCTCACCGAGCTCCGGCTTGCCGTACTGACCACGGTTGAAGTTGTACATGAAGCGGTCGTACGTGAGCGCCGAGAAGGTGCAATCCATCTTGAGCTCAGTCACACAGCCCGTCGGTTCGCCCTCGTTGATCGCGGGGAAGTGCGCGGCGCGGATCGGCTGCGTGGCGAACGGCGTCATGCCGAACACCAGCGCTGCACCGCAGGCCACCAGCAACTTCCAGCGCAGAATCGACGACGGACGACGGATCAGTACGGCGAGTCCGACCGCCGGCGCGGCCAGCATGCCAGCCATGTGGTTGGCGTAGCCGAGTCCCAGCAGGTAGGCGATGAGCACGAGCAAGCGGTCGGCCACCGGGCCTTCCGGATCATCACACCAGCGCACCGTGAGCCAGCAAATGATGGCGAGGCCCACCAGTGAGACCGTGTACACCTTTTCGTTCACGACCGACTGATTCCACACCGTGAATGCGGTGGCGCCGATGAGGGCGGCGAGCGCACCACCGGCGATGCGCTGCCAGCGACGCGGCATCCACTGCACGAGCACGCGCTCGGTGATCAGGAACCACAACCCGGCGGACACCGCGCTCGACAGCGCCGCCAGCACATTGATACGCATGGCGACGGTGGGCGCGATCGGCAGGATCGCGAAGACGCGTCCGATCAGGACGAAGAACGGATTGCCCGGTGGGTGCGGAATCCCGAGGACGTACGCGGCCGCGATATACTCGCTCGTGTCCCACATGGACGTCGTCGGGGCCAGCGTGACGAGGTACAGGAGAAACACGACGAGGCCGGCGATTCCGGCGGCCAAGTAGGACGGGCGGTAATCAAGCTCGGCCGCGCCGGCACTCATGGCGGCGGCTGGCCGGGAAGCGGCAGTCGCGGTAGCGGTGGCTGCGACGGTCATGGACTGGACGGAAGGTGGGGCGGCTCCGGACCGGGGGCGGCCGGAGCTGACACAATCAGGTAAGTTCGCAGGCAGCGACGGGGGGCACAACTGCTTCCCGCCGGGTCCGGGCCCCTCATCTCCCCCGACGCATGGACAAGCGTGAATTTCTCCGTACCGTGGGCGGCGCGCTGGGAGGCGCCTCTCTGGGCCTACTGTTCAGTCCGGCCCAGCTGAAGGCCTTTTCCCGCCTGCCAGTTGATGAGCTGGCGAGTCGAGCCGATTTCTGGGACGTGATCCGGGCCAAGTATCTGGTCCCCGTCGACTACATCCACCTCGAGCACGGCTACTACTCCATGCAGTCGCAGCCGGTGCTGGAGCAGTTCATCGGCCACGTCCGGGCCGTGAACGCCCAGAGCTCGCGTTACATGCGCACGGTGCAGGGCAGCAACAAGGCGCGCGTGCAGGCCCGCTTGGCGGCATTGGCGGGATGCTCGCCCGATGAGCTGATCATCACCCGCAATACCACCGAGTCGCTCGATACCGTGATTTCCGGCTTCGACTGGAAGGCCGGCGATGAAGCGGTGATGGCGGTGCATGACTACGGCGCCATGCTCGATCAGTTCGCGCTGATGGGCCGCCGCTGGGGCATCGTGAATCGCAAGGTCACCGTGCCGCTCGACCCGCGCAGCGACGACGAGATCGTGCAGGTGTACGCCAATGCCGTCACGCCGCGCACCCGTCTGCTGATGGTCTGTCACATGATCAACATCACGGGTCACGTGCTGCCGGTGAAGAAGATCTGCGACATGGCCCACGCACGCGGCGTGCCCGTCATGGTGGACGGCGCCCATGCCTTCGCTCAACTCGACTTCCGCATTCCCGACCTCGGCTGCGACTTCTACGGGGCGAGCCTGCACAAATGGCTTGGCACGCCGCTCGGTGCCGGCCTGCTGTACGTGCGGCGCGATGCCATCGAGCAGCTGTGGCCGATCTACGGCGATGAAAGACAGCCCGCGAGCAGCATCGCCAAGCTCAATCACACCGGCACGCATCCCGTCCACACCGATCTCGCCATCGAGGACGCGATCACCTTCCACGAGGAGATCGGCATTCAGCGAAAGGAAGCCCGCTTGCGCTGGCTACAGCAGTATTGGACCACGAAGGTGCGCGCTGTGCCGCGCGTACGGCTGTTCACGCCGACGGATCCCGCGCGCACCGGCGCGATCGCCAACGTGGGCATCGACGGCATGACACCGGGTGATCTTGCCACGGCACTCATGGATCGCTTCAAGATTCTCACGGTGGCGATCGACACCGCCGGTGTGACCGGCGTGCGCGTCACGCCGCAGCTCTTCACCACGACCGCCGAACTGGATGCCCTCGTTCGCGCGATCACGCAACTCACCGCTTAGCTCATTCCCATGACACCACGAAACAAACTCGCGATCATACTGGCGCTGGTCTCGCTGGTGCTGCTGTG
The genomic region above belongs to Gemmatimonas sp. and contains:
- a CDS encoding aminotransferase class V-fold PLP-dependent enzyme; translation: MDKREFLRTVGGALGGASLGLLFSPAQLKAFSRLPVDELASRADFWDVIRAKYLVPVDYIHLEHGYYSMQSQPVLEQFIGHVRAVNAQSSRYMRTVQGSNKARVQARLAALAGCSPDELIITRNTTESLDTVISGFDWKAGDEAVMAVHDYGAMLDQFALMGRRWGIVNRKVTVPLDPRSDDEIVQVYANAVTPRTRLLMVCHMINITGHVLPVKKICDMAHARGVPVMVDGAHAFAQLDFRIPDLGCDFYGASLHKWLGTPLGAGLLYVRRDAIEQLWPIYGDERQPASSIAKLNHTGTHPVHTDLAIEDAITFHEEIGIQRKEARLRWLQQYWTTKVRAVPRVRLFTPTDPARTGAIANVGIDGMTPGDLATALMDRFKILTVAIDTAGVTGVRVTPQLFTTTAELDALVRAITQLTA
- a CDS encoding DUF2723 domain-containing protein, with the translated sequence MTVAATATATAASRPAAAMSAGAAELDYRPSYLAAGIAGLVVFLLYLVTLAPTTSMWDTSEYIAAAYVLGIPHPPGNPFFVLIGRVFAILPIAPTVAMRINVLAALSSAVSAGLWFLITERVLVQWMPRRWQRIAGGALAALIGATAFTVWNQSVVNEKVYTVSLVGLAIICWLTVRWCDDPEGPVADRLLVLIAYLLGLGYANHMAGMLAAPAVGLAVLIRRPSSILRWKLLVACGAALVFGMTPFATQPIRAAHFPAINEGEPTGCVTELKMDCTFSALTYDRFMYNFNRGQYGKPELGERQAPLTAQVGMYWLYFKWQWLRDAYQENPGLQNGLAVFYFILCILGGWMHFKKDRRSFWFFGPLIGTMTFGLIFYLNFKYGHSQALELGESVPREVRDRDYFYLWSFSALSVWAALGLIYLWETVASLFGADEVKLGRDTVVEPRTRSFLLASPLLAVAFIPLFGNWQQASRNNQTDTTDFARDLLNSVEPYGILITVGDNDTFPLWYAQEVEGIRKDVIVANTSLMNTDWYTRQMIRRPVFEYDAAKGPEIYRNQQWKKPVGPPVKMTFDEADALPLAIQTPPNAAFQKGDIIAAPRSPQLMRADQLVYFMIRDTYPDRPIYFSRTAGGYPYELGLERYVLTQGMAKKLVSQQIIPGRDTVLIQGEGMVDVKRSYDLWTKVFTATKSLAARKGWVDDASVGIPDLYVISGVTLAEALAQTGQVARSDSVYQQSKGIATAMRRAQVFGFDRQPAMPVVPGADVGPQQQLLVPQTKPDSK
- a CDS encoding amidohydrolase family protein, with the translated sequence MRRSRFVFGLSFGLSIAASLSPSALVAQQPPATQPQPPRGFRGGTSIKPGEECPAGTTEIRPNNCLAPASPPPSIVDYRPKSTLIVPAAGMKWKAKYPVVDFHGHPSGLLGNADGIARLGASMDSVNVRLMIAADNVSGDRLTRTMELVNGSPTMKNRVRLLTGVNLNGVGPGWAAKAVAQLEADVKGGAVGIGEIGKGFGLSTKKADGTRLRLNDPDLDPIWEAAARLKLPVFIHTADPQEFFREVDNTNERWLELTLFPERLYPQDKYPSFNQLMAERDSLFLRHPKTTFVAAHLGWHANDLGRLGRMFDKMPNVLAEVGAVLYDIGRQPRSAHDFFIKYQDRLLFGKDSFQPEEYPYYWRVFETRDDYFDYYRDYHAFWKLYGIDLPDVVLKKVYYQNALRIMPAIQIAGWPK
- a CDS encoding Ig-like domain-containing protein, which translates into the protein MLQLRSLRRGIVATRLLLGATLLVGGMAACNDDDDAVTAPVINTNTVAVTPRVSSLRVGQTQQLAATLLDKAGATISGGTVTWTSAEPTIATVSSAGLVTMLTTGSTAIRATIDGVTGIASLQGVASVATVSIVSLARPVAVGEAFPLSFRTLDGSGNVLVARSVTWSSSAASVATINTDGVVIGIAPGTSVITATSEGRTATVNVIVEALAPVNTVALSPTTQVLATGGTQQLTATLRDANNNVLSNRPIVWASTAVATGSVSATGLVTALTPGTFTVSATSEGKTGSLTFNPLLNNVAQVIAGPLNSAYVFLIDVPAGATGITVTTTGAGSQDPDIEVYRPGATTAACIAETAGPNETCTITTNVVAGTWRVRVVGYTAYSAVTLRAVVTP
- a CDS encoding class I SAM-dependent methyltransferase gives rise to the protein MSLRAVQREYGALAGHYDQRWKGYVAASTALAASRLELTPNEWLLDVGCGTGALLAQLHHREPSARLIGVDATVGMLLRARARLAPAVLLAESSGEALPLADASVHAVVSTSALHYVDDAPRALREMRRVLAPGGRLVLVDWCADFLTMRALDVVLRVVDRAHAHTFSSVDVQRLVTGANFERIDIAREKIDRFWGLFVLTARVPS
- a CDS encoding DUF1611 domain-containing protein gives rise to the protein MPELRKPYLLYLGDSTHPTDAKTACGLRDWCPDDVIGEWSLPQATVSVGLPRLSPADAAARGAGSLVIGIASVGGRVPDSWLPDLEAAIANGLDIVSGMHTRLTSFPSLVAAAQQHGVRLMDVRHSDATFPAGTGNKRTGMRVATVGTDCALGKKYTALSLTNALRARGAKATFRATGQTGIMIAGQGIAIDAVVADFIAGAAEVLSPDNAPDHWDVIEGQGSLFHPAYAGVTLGLLHGSQPDCIVLCHDPARLTIEYRPNHPIPPLAAAVAQYLTAARVTNRNVRLAGVSINSSTLSDDAWRKYAARVGAELGVPVCDPMRGGLDAIAASVLGRDR